A genome region from Erigeron canadensis isolate Cc75 chromosome 3, C_canadensis_v1, whole genome shotgun sequence includes the following:
- the LOC122591412 gene encoding protein ANTAGONIST OF LIKE HETEROCHROMATIN PROTEIN 1-like: MAARTSRESMEYFCDAVVDLYQKEFLRRPTSHDLALITQAQKERHHIPGMLGSLDCTHIEWRMCPKHLKGQYTRGDHKVPTIIIECVASYDLWIWHSFFGLAGSNNDVNVLQQSPLFQNECNGSAPDSSFSVNGHEYKRGYYLTGGIYPRWDAFVKAYPHQVEQDEKKFKRLQEAAKKDVERAFGVLKGKWKILNRPLRLWTKEKIKKVVAACTILHNMIIKDNGRAISPVHIMDPPVPRVYNPEANWEIMDENVHHRLRYDLTTHVSALDISFLEDPAMQPPSVASLI, translated from the coding sequence ATGGCTGCTAGAACTTCACGTGAGAGCATGGAGTACTTTTGTGATGCGGTGGTCGATTTGTATCAAAAGGAGTTCTTACGTAGGCCTACATCTCATGACTTGGCTCTCATCACACAAGCTCAAAAAGAAAGACACCACATTCCAGGAATGCTTggtagtcttgattgtacacacatCGAATGGAGGATGTGCCCTAAACACTTAAAGGGGCAATACACGAGGGGTGATCACAAGGTACCTACTATTATAATTGAGTGTGTTGCTTCTTatgacttgtggatttggcattcgTTTTTCGGTCTCGCTGGATCGAACAACGATGTCAATGTTTTGCAGCAGTCGCCGTTGTTTCAAAACGAGTGTAATGGATCCGCGCCAGACAGTTCATTTAGCGTAAATGGACATGAGTACAAGCGCGGTTACTACCTTACCGGTGGAATCTATCCTAGGTGGGATGCGTTTGTTAAAGCTTATCCTCATCAAGTGGAACAAgatgaaaagaaatttaaaagactaCAAGAGGCTGCAAAAAAGGATGTTGAGCGAGCCTTTGGTGTTCTCAAGGGAAAATGGAAGATCTTGAACCGTCCCCTCCGGCTATGGACAAAGGAGAAGATCAAAAAAGTCGTCGCTGCGTGTACTATACTTCACAACATGATCATCAAAGACAACGGGCGGGCGATATCACCGGTTCATATTATGGATCCACCGGTGCCAAGAGTTTATAACCCGGAAGCAAACTGGGAGATAATGGACGAGAACGTGCATCATCGGCTCCGATACGATCTCACGACGCATGTATCGGCTTTAGACATATCATTCCTTGAAGATCCAGCGATGCAGCCACCATCAGTTGCGAGTTTGATTTAG
- the LOC122591146 gene encoding subtilisin-like protease SBT2.6, producing the protein MMRSVESVFTVIFLLGLLVNGKSEVYIVTIEGEPVISYKGGVDGFEATAVDSDEKLDVTSDLVTSYSSHLEQRHNTILQTLFDDGNYKKLYSYKHLINGFAVHISPEQAELLRHAPGVKSVDKDWKVRRLTTHTPQFLGLPTGVWPTGGGFDRAGDGIVIAFVDSGISPQHPSFQNQVSEPYGPVPKYRGKCEVDPDTKKSFCNGKIIGAQHFAAAATAAGAFNPSVDFASPLDGDGHGSHTAAIAAGNNGIPVQVQGYEFGKASGMAPRARIAVYKALYRMFGGFVADVVAAIDQAVYDGVDILNLSVGPNSPPATAKTTFLNPFDATLLSAVKAGVFVVQASGNGGPAAKTIVSYSPWIVSVAAAVDDRRYKNHLTLGNGKILAGIGLSPSTSPNQKFTLVAANDVLLDSSAVKSSSSDCQRPEVLNGNMVKGNILLCGYSFNFVSGSASVRKVAQTAKSLGAIGFVLAVENASPGTKFDPVPVGIPGILITDVSNSMDLIDYYNVSTSRDWTGRVKSFKAIGSIGDGLEPILYKSAPMVALFSARGPNIKDYKFQDADLLKPDILAPGSLIWSSWSPNGTDEANYQGENFAMISGTSMAAPHIAGIAALIKQKHPHWSPAAIKSSLMTTSTTLDRGERPIMAEQYSGSETMTFVPATPFDYGSGHVNPRAALDPGLVFDAGYEDYLGFLCTTPGIDSHEIGNYTHQPCNYTLGHPYNLNSPSITVSHLVGTQTITRTVTNVEAEETYTITARMAPAIAIETSPPAMTIGPGASQKFTVTLTVRSTTGTYSFGEVLLKGDRGHKVRMPVVAMGYDR; encoded by the exons ATGATGAGGAGCGTTGAGTCTGTTTTTACGGTTATTTTTTTACTCGGTCTCTTAGTAAATGGAAAATCAGAAGTTTATATAGTAACCATAGAAGGAGAGCCAGTAATAAGTTACAAAGGAGGTGTTGATGGTTTTGAAGCCACTGCCGTAGATTCTGATGAGAAGCTTGATGTCACTAG TGATTTGGTTACATCATACTCAAGTCATCTTGAGCAAAGACACAACACGATTCTTCAAACTTTATTCGATGATGGAAACTACAAAAAGCTATACAGCTACAAGCATCTTATCAATGGTTTTGCTGTTCATATTTCTCCAGAACAG GCAGAGTTGCTTAGGCATGCCCCAGGTGTGAAATCCGTGGATAAAGATTGGAAGGTGAGGAGACTCACTACACACACCCCACAATTTTTGGGACTCCCCACTGGAGTTTGGCCCACGGGAGGTGGGTTTGACCGAGCTGGAGATGGAATTGTTATCGCTTTTGTGGACTCGGGTATTTCTCCACAACATCCAAGCTTTCAAAATCAAGTTAGCGAACCATATGGCCCAGTTCCCAAGTATAGAGGGAAATGTGAAGTTGACCCTGATACCAAGAAGAGTTTTTGCAACGGGAAGATTATTGGCGCACAACATTTTGCAGCAGCTGCCACTGCAGCTGGCGCTTTTAATCCTTCAGTTGACTTTGCTTCTCCACTTGACGGTGATGGGCATGGAAG TCACACTGCTGCAATTGCTGCGGGAAATAATGGAATCCCTGTGCAAGTGCAAGGATATGAATTTGGAAAAGCAAGTGGAATGGCTCCTCGTGCAAG AATTGCCGTTTACAAGGCACTCTACCGGATGTTTGGAGGGTTTGTTGCTGACGTTGTTGCTGCCATCGATCAG GCAGTTTATGATGGCGTTGACATTTTGAATCTCTCAGTTGGGCCTAACAGTCCGCCTGCCACCGCAAAAACCACATTTTTAAACCCGTTTGATGCTACACTTCTCTCTGCTGTTAAAGCTGGAGTTTTTGTTGTACAAGCTTCTGGAAATGGAGGCCCGGCAGCCAAAACTATAGTATCTTACAGTCCATGGATTGTATCTGTAGCTGCAGCTGTTGATGATCGCCGGTACAAAAACCATTTGACTCTAGGAAATGGAAAGATCCTTGCTGGAATTGGTCTATCAC CTTCTACAAGTCCAAATCAGAAGTTCACCTTGGTTGCAGCTAATGACGTCCTGCTGGATTCATCAGCTGTGAAATCTAGTTCATCAGACTGCCAAAGGCCTGAAGTTTTGAATGGAAATATGGTTAAAGGGAATATCCTTTTGTGTGgttattcctttaattttgTTAGCGGTTCTGCATCAGTTAGAAAGGTTGCTCAAACAGCAAAAAGCCTTGGTGCAATCGGATTTGTTCTTGCTGTAGAAAATGCATCTCCGGGGACAAAATTTGATCCCGTACCTGTTGGCATACCCGGGATTCTCATCACGGATGTTAGCAATTCAATG GATCTGATAGATTATTACAATGTATCTACCTCAAGGGATTGGACTGGACGAGTGAAGAGTTTTAAAGCAATAGGAAGCATTGGAGATGGTTTGGAGCCTATACTTTATAAGTCAGCACCAATGGTGGCATTGTTCTCTGCCCGTGGCCcaaatataaaagattataagTTTCAAGATGCGGATCTTCTAAAACCAGATATTCTAGCGCCGGGTTCTTTAATTTGGTCTTCCTGGTCTCCTAACGGAACCGATGAGGCTAATTATCAAG GAGAAAACTTTGCTATGATCTCCGGAACTAGCATGGCTGCACCTCATATAGCCGGGATAGCAGCTCTTATAAAGCAAAAGCATCCTCATTGGAGTCCTGCTGCCATTAAGTCTTCCTTGATGACCACTTCAACTACACTTGACCGAGGCGAGAGGCCTATTATGGCCGAACAATATTCGGGTTCTGAAACTATGACTTTCGTCCCCGCGACTCCTTTTGATTACGGGAGTGGTCATGTCAATCCCAGAGCCGCTTTAGATCCAGGTCTTGTGTTTGATGCAG GTTATGAAGACTATTTGGGATTCTTGTGCACAACACCTGGGATTGACTCTCACGAGATAGGAAACTACACGCACCAGCCTTGCAACTACACACTTGGCCATCCATACAATCTAAATTCTCCATCCATCACAGTTTCCCATCTAGTAGGAACTCAAACCATCACACGAACAGTCACAAATGTCGAAGCAGAAGAGACCTACACCATCACTGCTAGAATGGCACCAGCCATAGCCATTGAAACAAGCCCTCCAGCCATGACCATAGGACCAGGTGCATCACAGAAATTCACTGTAACCCTCACAGTTCGATCAACAACTGGGACCTACAGTTTTGGTGAGGTTTTATTGAAAGGAGACAGAGGGCATAAGGTCAGGATGCCTGTTGTAGCTATGGGTTATGATCGTTAG